From the genome of Paracoccus alcaliphilus:
GCGGGCGCTGCTGGGGTCGCCCCCCCTACCCTGCTGACGAAATCCTCGCCGATATTGGGCCATTCGGCCTTGGTGTCAAGCATGATGCGGTCAAGGTCAAGTTCCAGCACCGAGACCCGGCCCCGCGCGCCCTGCCGCTTGATCTCCAGCCAGCCGAGGGCGCGGAAGCGGGCCATCTCGCGCTTGACGGTGCGTTCATCGACGCACCACAGCCGGGCGATTTCGCGTTGTCCCACGCTCAACTCATTGCGTTGCCAGTTGTAACGCGCCGTGATCAGCGCCATCAGCCGCATGATCTGTCGCTGACGATGCTTGTCCCCCGCCAGCGCATGCGCCATCATCGCCGACAGAATGTCGTATTTCTTCGACCCCGCGTCGCGCCCCACGGGACGGATCACCTGCATCACTGCTCCTGCCTGCCGGTTTTTGCCCGGCTTGTTTTATGGCCCGCATATGCAGGCACTGCCCCTGTGGCTGCTGCGATCTGATGCCGCTCAAAACGTTCTTCGCCACATTTAACGCATTTGCGTCCTGTTTTCTGATTCTGTCAAGTGATTTGCTCCGGGCGCCGCAACGCCCTGCCCATTTCCCCGAATAAAAACGGTATCAATGGTATAGGGGGACATGCAGGGTGTCACCCATTGCGCGGCTTTTGTCCCCCAATCCAGTCGCCAGTGGAACGGATTGTCCCCCCATTCCGGCGATCAGCGTTCCGGCGCTTGACTGATCCCGCGCAACAACCGATTCGGCCTGCAGAGGACTGGATTCGCGGCATTTCGGCGCTCTGACGCTTTCATTCAAATCCCCTTTTGCCAAAAAGGCAAATCCGGCGTAAAAGCGGAAGTGACGTTAATCTGCGTCCTAGAAAACAGACAGGCAGTCCG
Proteins encoded in this window:
- a CDS encoding DnaA N-terminal domain-containing protein, with the protein product MQVIRPVGRDAGSKKYDILSAMMAHALAGDKHRQRQIMRLMALITARYNWQRNELSVGQREIARLWCVDERTVKREMARFRALGWLEIKRQGARGRVSVLELDLDRIMLDTKAEWPNIGEDFVSRVGGATPAAPADNTVVPFRRLSVEPGEGLWAAMRHHLRQEDAALFDAWFAGLADEGIEGGCLTLTAPTRFHATYIQTHLQDRLIIAARRCGTVISRLRVLSP